In the genome of Leucoraja erinacea ecotype New England unplaced genomic scaffold, Leri_hhj_1 Leri_1648S, whole genome shotgun sequence, the window ccgacaaacgctgatcgtacgttaacccactcattcctgggatggttcttgtaaacctcctctggaccctctccagagccggcacatccttcctcagatacggggcccaaaattgctcacaatgttccaatacactttagactgtttagactgttttactgttctttttataaatcatgtttctcggggtatctaaatctaaatttaattagttgtttaagttatgacatcggatggaagctgcataccaaatctcgtcgcacacgtagatacatagaaacatagaaaataggtgcaggagtagaggccattcggcccttcgagcctgcaccattcgccactcaatatgatcatggctgatcatccaactcagtatcccgtacctgccttctctccataccccctgatccccttagccacaagggccacatctaaccctcttaaatatagccaatgaactgtggcctcaactaccctctgtggcagagaattctagagattcaccactctctgtgtaaaaattgtttttctcatcccagtcctaaatgatttcccctttatccttaagctgtcctggacttccccaacatcgggaacaacttcctgcatctagcctgtccaaccccttaagaattttgtacatttctgtaagatcccccctcaatcttctaaattctagcgagtacaagccgagtctatccagtctttcttcatatgaaagtcctgacaccccaggaatcagtctggtgaaccttctctgtactccctctatggcaataatgtccttcctcagattaggagaccaaagctgtacgcaatactccaggtgtagtctcaccaagaccctgtacaactgcagtagaagctccctgctcctatactcaaatccttttgctatgaatgctaacataccattcgctttcttcactgcctgctgcacctgcatggctactttcaatgactggtgtaccatgacacccaggtctcgatgcatctccccctttcccaatcggccaccatttagataatagtctgctttcctgttcttgccaccaaagtggataacctcacatttatccacattatactgcatctataaccatataacaattacagcacggaaacaggccatctcgtcccttctagtccgtgccgaacacttaatctcccctagtcccatctacctgcgctcagaccataaccctccattcccttcccatccatataactatccaatttatttttaaatgataaaaacgaacctgcctccaccaccttcactggaagctcattccacaccgccaccactctctgagtaaagaagttccccctcatgttacccctaaacttcagtcccttaattctcatgtccccttgtttgaatcttccctactctcagtgggaaaaggttttctgccatgcatttgcccactcacccagcctatccaagtcaccctgcagcctcctagcatcctcctcacagctaacactgccccccagcttcgtgtcatccgcaaacttggagatgttgcattaaattccctcgtccaaatcattaatatgtgcaatgacaataacatttattattattattgttattattggagccccggtcagcattacatccctgtttttgtgttgtGGTCCCTCTCGAAGTAAATGctagcacctgcagctcctccgTACACTGACGActgctctcccccccatccccctcaccctccttataaccatataacaattacagcacggaaacaggccatctcggccctacaagtccatgccgaacaaatttttttccccttagtcccacctgcctgcactcgtaccataaccctccattcccttctcatccatatgcctatccaatttatttttaaatgataccaatgaacctgcctccaccacttccactgggagctcattccacaccgctaccactctctgcgtaaagaagttcccctcatattacccctaaacttctgtcccttaattctgaagtcatgtcctcttgtttgaatcttccctattctcaaagggaaaagcttgtccacatcaactctgtctatccctctcatcattttaaagacctctatcaagtccccccttaaccttctgcgctccagagaataaagacctaacttattcaacctatctctgtaacttagttgttgaaaacccaggcaacattctagtaaatctcgtctgtactctttctattttgttgacatccttcctataatttggcgaccaaaattgtacaccatactccagatttggtctcaccaatgccttgtacaattttaacattacatcccagcttctatactcaatgctctgatttataaaggctagcataccaaaagctttctttaccaccctatctatatgagattccaccttcaaggaactatgcacggttatacccagatccctctgttcaactgtattcttcaattccctaccatttaccatgtacgtcctattttgatttgtcctgccaaggtgtagcacctcacatttatcagcattaaactccatctgccatctttcagcccattcttccaaatggcctaaatcactctgtagactttggaaatcctcttcattatccacaacaccccctatcttggtatcttgGTATCCTCCAGGATTTACATCCCCAAGATCATCTCGCAAGGCCCAGCGAAGGAGTGGATCGAGCGGAGGAGactgaccatcaggccctgggctaACTTTGTGGACCAGAAGCGCTTCACGCGCCCCAAGAACTTGGCGGAGATGTGCACCAGGCTGGTGAAGAACGTCGAGCATTTCCAGAGTAACTACGTGTTCGTGTTCCTGGGGCTCATCATCTACTGCGTGTGAGTGGCCGCTGCggtggggaggtgtgtgtggcaTTGAGGGACGCTCCCTGCTGCCAGTGATGCCATTGAGAGACGCTCCCTGGTGAATGTGGTGTCTGTACCAGCATTGAGAGACACTCCCTGGTGAATGTGGTGTCTGTACTAGCATTTAGAGACACTCCCTGGTGGGTCTGTACTAGCATTGAGAGACACTCCCTGGTGGACGTACTAGCATTGAGAGACACTCCCTGGTGAATGTGGTGTCTGTACTAGCATTGAGAGACACTCCCTGGTGAATATGTACTAGCATTGAGAGACACTCCCTGGTGAATATGTACTAGCATTGAGAGACGCTCCCTGGTGGGTGTGTACTAGCATTGAGAGACACTCCCTGGTGTGTCTACTAGCATTGAGACACTCCCTGGTGAATGTGTACTAGCCTTGAGATAcaatccctggtgtgtgtgtgtgtacactagcATTGAGAGATGCTCCCTAGTGGTCGTGTACTAGCATTGAGAGACACTCCCTGTGGGCGTATTAGCATTGAGAGACACTCCCTGTGGGCATGTACTAGCATTGAGAGACACTCCCTGGTATGTGTGCACTAGCATTTAGAGACACTCCCTGGTGTGTGTGCGCACTAGCATTTAGAGACACTccctggtatgtgtgtgtgtacactagcATTGAGAGAcactccctggtgtgtgtgtactAGCATTGAGAGAcgctccctggtgtgtgtgtacactAGCATTGAGAGACACTCCCTGGTGAATGTGTACTAGCATTGAGAGACACTCCCTGGTGGGTGTGCACTAGCATTGAGAGACACTCCCTGGTGGGTGTGTACTAGCATTGAGAGAcactccctggtgtgtgtgtactAGCATTGAGAGAcgctcccttgtgtgtgtgtgtgtacactagcATTGAGAGACACTCCCTGGTGAATGTGTACTAGCATTGAGAGACACTCCCTAGTGGGCGTGTACTAGCATTGAGAGAcactccctggtgtgtgtgtactAGCATTGAGAGACGCTCCCTGGTGTGTGAATGTGTACTAGCCTTGAGATAcaatccctggtgtgtgtgtgtgtgtacactagcATTGAGAGACGCTCCCTGGAGTGTGTGTGTACTAGCATTGAGACACGCTCCCTGGTGACTATCCTGGCATTGAGAGACGCTCCCTGGTGACTATCCTGGCATTGAGAGACGCTCCCTGGTGACTATCCTGGCATTGAGAGATGCTCCCTGGTGACTATCCTGGCATTGAGAGATGCTCCCTGGTGACTATCCTGGCATTGAGAGATGCTCCCTGGTGACTATCCTGGCGTTGACGGACGCTccctggggtgtgggggggtggggaggggggacagggggtGGATGTgtggtgggtgagtgtgtggagggggtgggggtgatgatGTACCCCTGCATGACGTCActgcctcttctctcccccccccagagTCACATCACCCATGCTGCTGGTCGCCCTGGCCGTGTTCTTTGGAGCCTGTTACATCGTGCACCTCCGCGCCTCCCAATCGCGGCTCGTCTTGTTCGGTGAGCGAGTGTCCCGTCCCACCCCGACCCCGTCCCGCCCCATGCCAGCCTcttgaaaattggaggaacagcatctttgtCAAGGTGTAgtagactcttatacatcggcgagagcaaacatagactgggcgttCGTTTAATTGAACATAGAAAGaggcaagctagaggcaggaaatatgttccccatgttgggggagtccagaaccaggggccacacagtttaagaataaggagtaagccatttagaacagagacgaggaaacactttttctcacagagagtggtgagtctgtagaattctctgcctcagagggcggtggaggccggttctctggatgctttagaaTGAGAgctcgggctcttaaaaatagcggagtcatagaaacatagaaattaggtgcaggagtaggccattcggcccttcgagcctgcaccattcgccattcaatatgatcatggctgatcatccaactcagtatcccgtacctgccttctctccataccccctgatccccttagccacaagggccacatctaactccctcttaaatatagccaatgaactgtgtggcctcgactaccctctgcggcagagagttccagagattcaccactctctgtgtgagaaaagttctcctcatctcggttttaaaggatttcccccttatccttaagctgtgacccccttgtcctggacttccccaacatcgggagcaatcttcctgcatctagcctgtccaaccccttaagaattttgtaagtttctataagatcccctctcaatctcctaaattctagagataaaccaagtctatcctcataagacagtcctgacatcccaggaatcagtctggtgaaccttctctgcactccctctatggcaataatgtccttcctcagatttggagaccaaaactgcacacaatactccaggtgtggtctcaccaagaccctgtacaactgcagtaggacctccctgctcctatactcaaatccttttgctatgaaagccaacataccattcgctttcttcactgcctgctgcacctgcatacctaccttcaacgactggtgtaccatgacacccaggtctcgctgcatctccccctttcccaatcggccaccatttagataatagtctgctttcccgtttttgccaccaaaatggataacctcacatttatccacacctccgctcagtctgcctggacctacctgatctcccggttgatctcccaaacactttaactccccctcccattcccacactgacctttctgtcctgggcctcctccactgtcagagtgaggcccagcgcaaattggaggaacggcatctcatatttcgcttgggctgcttacaccccagcggtatgaacattgacttctctaacttcaagtaaccccggcattccctctctctccatcccctccccacccaagtcacaccagcttctcgttctcacccaacaaacagctaacaatagcctgtttcaatagacattaggtgcaagagtaggccattcggcccttcgagccagaaccgccattcaatgtgacaaattggtggcaaaaacaggaaagcagactattatctaaatggtggccgattgggaaagggggagatgcagcgagacctgggtgtcatggtacaccagtcattgaaggtaggcatgcaggtgcagcaggcagtaaagaaagcgaatggcatgttggctttcatagcaagaggatttgagtataggagcagggaggttctactgcagttgtatagggtcttggtgagaccacacctggagtattgcgtgcagttttggtctccaaatctgaggaaggacattattgccatagagggggtgcagagaaggttcaccagactgattcctgggatgtcaggactatcttatgatgaaagactggatagacttggtttatactctctagaatttaggagattgagaggggatcttatagaaacttacaaaattcttaaggggttggacaggctagatgcaggaagattgttcccgatgttagggaaagtccaggacaaggggtcacagcttaaggataagggggaaatccctttaa includes:
- the rabac1 gene encoding prenylated Rab acceptor protein 1, with translation MVTKADDVFSLTKEEELGGMTGRIYIPKIISQGPAKEWIERRRLTIRPWANFVDQKRFTRPKNLAEMCTRLVKNVEHFQSNYVFVFLGLIIYCVVTSPMLLVALAVFFGACYIVHLRASQSRLVLFGRELSPAHQYAVSGAIAFPFFWLAGAGSVVFWVLGATLVTIGGHAGFHELELVDGDELQMEAV